TTCGCGCACGCACAACACTCACGGCCGCGCCCGATCGACTGGCTCCTTGTCGGTGACTCTCTGGTCCGCAAGTTCCACGCAGCAGCAGCCTGCTACCACGAACCTTTCACCTTCGAAACAGTCCGAACGTCGAGTTCCATCATCGTTCGCTGCGGCGAATCATTCATCGGCCGGATGCCGCAACCCGAGCTCCGCCCTGCCGTCAAGGAAGAACTCGCCCGATGGAGATCCGGATGGGACGCCCGGATCCCCACACCTGCCGAAGTCGAAGCCAAACAAAGAGAACAGGACACCCAGAAATGACTGTCGAGAACACCTCTAACCGCGACGACATGCTCCACCTCGCGGGAGTAATGAGCGAAGGCCAAACCGGATACATCGAAGGCATGGAAGCCGCGGGCCAGGCACAGCTCGTCCACTCCGATGTCCTCCCAGCCGAAGCAGCGAACGACTACAACTCCGAGGGCGGTACCGACCAGTGGCCACTCCTCGAAGCGCTCGGAATCGTCCGCGGCGAACCCGTCGCAGGTGACCCACTGTTCGTGCACGCGACCCTCCCTGACGGCTGGACCCGTGAAGCATCCGAACACGCCATGCACTCATACCTGCTCGACGCCCGCGGAGTCCGCCGCGTAGCCATCTTCTACAAGGCAGCGTTCTACGACCGCCGCGCCGACCTCCGAGTCGTCAACGTCGGCACCGAACTCGCCAGCGAAGCCATCTACGGCGACGACCCCGCAGTCCTACCTCCCGTGTGGCCCAAGCTGACAACCGCTGAACGCGCCGACTTCTGCGCCGGACTCGAAAGCTACCGAGAAAGCGCACTCCGCAGCCCGTCCATCTACGGCGACCGACTGCCACGCATCGATGCGCTCTCCGACGCCGCGCACGGAACCACCGCATGAGCGAAACCAGCGTCGCATCACCACTGTCGGGCAACTGGTCCCTCCCCGACACCTCACTCGGCTGGAGTGCCCCACCGACAAAACCTTCCGGTGTCCAACTCTTGCGTGAGATCGGAGTAGCCCGCAACGGCCGCATCATCTACGCCGAGATTGACTGCAGCGTCATCTACGCCGGCCGCGACGCCGACGACATTGACTGGTGGGCAGTCCGCACCGTCACCGACGAGTGGATTCTCCCGACCGATCAAATCGTCTGCTACTACCTGCCGGCCAACGCACGACTATCCGGAATTGATGCCGCGTGATCGAAGACATCGCAGCAATCGCGGCCGTCGTGGCACTCGTCGCCGTCGGAACCTTCATCACCGTTATTGCCCGCATGATCCGCAAAGACACCGGAGGCAAGTCATGAGTAGCGGCCAACTCCCTCGGACACCAAAGCATTTCCCGAAGATGAAGCATCGGGCGCGAAAGCGTCAGCACCGCAACCATGTGCACTGGTGCCTTCCACAGGATCGAATGGGTGTTGCCACCGTATCGATCACCCCCGTTACCGACAGGTTCGAATCTCAGATCAGCCGCGCTCTCGAAGCTATCCGTCGAATCGCACTCGGCCTCCCACTCGCTGACCTCGATCCCGCGGCCGACAACACGGTGCCACCGCTCAAACACGCGAAAACCCCAACCTTGCCGAGGGGCGCATCGGCGGACAGGTTCCTACTGGACGAAACGTTCAACGAATTCGCGTTGCCCTCACTCCCGGTAGACCGCCCCGTCCGCCGCACCATCATTCTGAATCCGAATGTAAGGAAACAACGTTGAGATTCCACCGCTACAACATCAATGAAGCTGCGAACCATCCGAAAGCAACGGTGTTCTCGCACATGCGCCGGTTCCTCACCGTCTTCGGCGCCAACGATGAACAAGTAATCTTCGGTGGTCATATCGAGACGATCATCCGGAAACCGCAGCCCGAGTTCAGTCTCCGGTTCCACGTCGGGACAGAAGGTTCCGAGACACCGTTCGACGGACACGTAACGATCCTCGGATCAGGTCTCTACTGGGGAATTGAGAACGGCCGCAAACTCGCTGACTGGATCACTCGCGAGGCGAAACACAAGTACGAAGGCCGTGACCTGAAGTTGCGGGCCTATCACGGGACCCTTTACTGGAGCGTCTGGGTCCACCAGAACCGCCACGAAAAGGGCGAGTTCGCGAAGTGGCGGGATTCCAGTCTCAACCTCAATCTGTTCGACCACCTCTACGGGCCAAAGAGATACAGCTACGAAGACATCATGCGGGCTGATATCGATATTCAACTCCCCGAAGGGTCATACCCGGTCACCGCGACCCTGCAACGACAGATCCTCGGCCGCGCCGGCCACCCCAAAAAGATCGAAAAACTCACCATCGATGTCGAGGCACACAACGGAATCCCCAACCGCTTCGACAAGTCCGGCGGGTGGAAAGGCGACCGCGTCTACGGATTCTCCGTTCCCTTCAACTGTGTCGTGGCCTCCGACTGGTGGATCGACGCGAAAGCCGCCATCACCGCACGCATCCTGCAAGACCGCGCCAATTCCGGATTTCGCAAAGCCCAAGCCCCGGAACCCGTGGGAACGGACGAAGCATGAAAGCGACCTCGACCTACGAATGCCACGTCTGCAACCACACTGTCCACGCCGGAGACGAGATCTACCTCGTCGGAGGAGACCTCCGATGTGAGAAGTGCTCACCGCGAATCAATACGACGCAGATCATCCCCGATGGTGGACCGATGCGCTACGACCGCGACTTCGCGTTCGCTGAAACCGCGACCGAAGCGAACCTCAAAATCACCGCCAAACGTTGGCTACCAAGTGAAACCACCCCCTCAATCCCGTACGACGAGATGCGCAGACTGTGTGGACTGCCCGACGTCAGTGCTTACATCGCACGTCGCGATGCCGAGCGCGCATGGATCCGCCTGAATGCGACGTTCGCCGCGTTCGGTGAAGCGTTCCTCGTAGTCGGCAAGGAATTGGATAAATCTCTGGAACCGTTGAGGCAGTTCGTCGCTGCGGTTCAAGTGAAGCCGAAGCACACACCTCCGATGTGGGCTGTCGTTCCCGGCCACAGTCCGCGCACCCGTAACCGCGCCACCGATATCCGGACCCCGTTCCGGTGACCACCACCCGCGCTCAAGCGCGTGCACCGCCGGCCATCCTTCGACCACGCACAACGACCCATGAGACGAGGACCAATGATGCTCTCCACTAACGCAATCCGATCCAGGCCGGTTGGTGCCTGACTGTGCCTTGGGTCCGCTGGGGAGACACATCGGCTAACCACCCGATCGTGTTGTCAGTCCTCGAACACGAAGAATGCGACGACCGGCTCGTCAACGAAGTTCACGGATTCATCTCGCGATGCTCAGCCCAATCCGGCGCCCACACGACTGACTACGTTGTTTCCCGCGGTACAGCGGTTCTGATAGCTGGCCACTCTCGCGTGGACGTCATGATTGCCGTTTCAGTGTTCGCGGGATACATGACAGAGATCGACATCGACGGCCGCACCGCCTACAAACTCGTCGACGACGACCCCGACTTCCTGCACCTGCGCCTCAAGGCAGAGGTCGATTGGGAGAAGCAACGCAAGTCCGACAACAGCAACCCGGCCCTCATCGTTCCCGTCCGCATCCGCGACGGCGACGCATGCCGGTGGTGCGGCGACGTCGTGAACTGGCAGTCCCGCACCGGTGGACGCAACGGAACATACGACCACCTCGAACCCGGGCAGCCCGCCACGATCGACACCTACGTCGTCGCGTGCGGCTCGTGCAACAGCTCCCGAGGTGACGGCACCAAAGCCGCCGGCCAACGCCAACTGTTGCCCGCCCCGTCAGTGCCGTACTTCTCGCAGTACAGCTCCGAGTGGATCCGCGACAACAAGTGGGCACAGAACAACGCCTACGACCCGCCAGCACCGTCCCGCAAGAAAGTTCGACCCGGAACCCCGGCCCCACACATTGCGGCCACCACGACGCGCCAGAGCCCCGCCACGGCGGCGAGCACGGCACCAGCAGGAGAGCGACCCGACAACCTGTCGGAGACCGCGGGCACGCCCGATCTCACAGACGCTCCTGCACAGCGAACCGACCCCAAGTCGGCGAACGCACCGTCGAACACGCGAACCGACAGCCAGTCGGCGAACGCACCGGAACCGGAATCGACCAGCACGGACAACCGGCCTGACAGAACCCCGCAGAACCCGATAAGCGAGAAGCCTGCGCTTTCTGTCGCCACTGGACGGGACGGGACTGGGCGGGACGGGTCGGGTCGGGACGGGGACCCCGCTGTTTCCAGCTACCCACCCTCCGAATCTTCAACACCTCGGAAATTCCCACGTGGTCGTCGCCGTCGTAAACGTGGACCTGCCAACCAATCTCAGAACCCATCATCAGGAGATACCCGTGGATGAATCACACCTGTGCAGAGCGGGCGCATCCTGCAGCGGACGAACCCGCAAAGACCTGGACTGGATCCCCCGAACGACCGTCATGCCGAACACCGTCTGCCCGCGCTGCATCCAAACCATCCAGACCACGGTCAATCAACTGTGGTCCGATTACCTCGCACTCGATCGACTGTTCCTCGTCCCGACCACCCACGCCGGTTCCGAAATCCGCAGCGGCGAACCGAAATCACAAGTCCCCGTCAATGTCATGTCCGATGCCCTGATGAACGAGATCGTCGACGCCGTCTTCCGATGCGCCGCCGCAATCGCCTGCCAGCTCGACCGACCGCTCCGCGAATCAGGCCAATTCGTGTACTGGCTCGACGTCGTCAACGACAACATCGAAGTCCTGATCGAAGCACCCGAGACCGAAGTACTCGCATGGAACCGAGCGGGCGACGCATTCGGCCCGGTGATGATGGACGGCGTGCAGCTCGGCCTCGCACTCGTCGAGCTTCACCGCCGCGCGGCCGCAATGGTCGGCGTCGAACGACCACGCGAACGCATGCCGGTTCCTTGCCCGAGATGCGAGGCGAACCAACTCAGTCGAGTCATCAACAAATCCATGGTCGTCATCGCTGACATCGACTGCCGTGCATGCGGAGCGGTGTGGACCGACGCCGAATACCGAACCCTCACCCAGATCGGGGCCCAGCTGCACCGAGAAGGCGGCGCACCGTGAGCACCGACTGGCCATGGCCGGCCGACACACCACTGGACATCGCCCGCCGTCTACTGCAGTCCTACCGCCAAGCACTCATGTCCATCGACCCCGAGTCCTGCCGACTCATCGATGTACATGCCGCCACAGTTGGCCAGGGTTGGGTCGCACCGAGAGTCGAGACAGTCGACCTCGACGACCTCGTGGTCGCCGCCGACGCAGCAGCGCTCGCCGGTGTCACCGTGCAAGTCATCCGCCAGTGGGCATACCGCGGATACATCCCCCGACATCACGCCGCCGGGCACCCGACTAGATACCGAGTCGGCGACATCCTTGACCACGTCGCACAGACGCGACAGGCCCGGGCAAAAGCCCGGACTGGACAGCGCGCGACATAACGCGTTATGGTTCTGCCACTGGCCGACGTGACTTCAAAGCACGTTGGCCTTCGTGGTTTCCAGGGCAAATGCTGCAACGCTGGCCCGAACCAATCCCCCTGAACGCTGCCGCCGGTGACGAGTGGACGCCCTGTCGTGAGGGTGGTTTCTTGTCGTGCCGGCGGCAGTCATCGAACCCGAGGAGCAGCCATGCCGGAACAACTGCGAGGCAGCGTCGGCGGAGCGATCAAGCGCCTAGTGCCGATCATCGGCGGTGGGTACTTCTTCCCTGCCCGCGAGTTCGCCGCCGGTGGACAGATCGCTGGGCCGCAGTCTGATTCGATCATGGGCGTGGATGTTGGTGAGGCCGCACGGACTGTGTGGCTCGACGATCCGATCGTGCCGACGCGCGAGATGATCGAGCACTCGTGCGAAGAGTGCACCTGATGGCGTGGGGAACGGGTGCGAGAGATCGCACAAGTACTGCCGCACACAAGGCCCGTACCGCGAGAGTGCTTGAGCGCGACGGTTACCAGTGCCAGCTCCGAGGGCCACGCTGCGTCGGCCATGCCACACAGAACGACCACATCAAGAACGTCAAGTCCTTTGCCAACGAAGCTGAGGCCGAGCATGACGACAACTGCCAGGCCGCTTGCGCTCCTTGCCATCTGGAGAAGACCGCTCGCGAGGGCGTCGCGGCCAGGCAACAGCGGCGCTCGCGACTGCGCCTGCCGCAAGGCCGGCACCCGGGCGACCTGATCGGGCGGGCCGGGAGTGGGGGGTGACCCTCCTCGGCCCAATCCCGTTCTGTCGCTACGCATACCGCTTGAGATTCTGTACGGGTTAGAGGGTTTTCGCCCTGGTCGTGAGGGGTGAGCCCTGGTCGCGCCGGTGCCTGCCGAACGGGCTGAACCTGGGGTGATTTGGACCCTCGAAACGGTAGATCCACCTCGTGAATCGGCTCCGAAATCTGCCAAATATGCGCAGGTCAGAGTAGGTAATTCGTTACATCGACGGTATGATGAGGTATGCCTTGCAACTGGTGTGGTGAGCAGATTGCGCGAAATGGCGCACGCGGTCGAACGGCGAGCTATTGCTCGGGTCGTTGCCGGGTCGCCGCGCACCGATTTCGATCACGCGTGCCGGCCGAACTCGCTTCCGAGGATCGGTGGGTTCGCCATTCCCGAAAGCGTCCGATCACAACTGGCGGCCGCTCCGCGTCGAGCACGAACTCGCGAACGTGGACCTCACTCGCGAACGTCGACGCCGCCGCGGTTGGCGACGGAATCGGTTTCGTCCTCAACGGCGACGGCATCGCGTGCATCGACATCGACCACTGCCTGCGCCCTGACGGCGCTCTGGAGCCGTGGGCTGCTCGACTGCTCCGCGATGTACCCCCGACGTGGATTGAGGTCTCTCCGTCGCGTACGGGGCTGCACGTTTGGGGTATCGCGACGGTAGGTGCCGGTCGAATGTTGAAGATGCCGAACGGTGGTGGCGTCGAGGTGTACGACCGCGGTCGCTACATCACCGTCACCCGCAACTCGTACGGCAAGTGCCCGAAAACGCTCGCAGACCTCTCTGACGTCGTCGACCGACTCCTATCGGAATAACGCGATCGCTATGAAGGCGATGAGCCGTGGCCTGTCGGCTCATGTAGGAAGGTCATTGAATAACCTTCCCGAGACGCCAGTTTGCGAGCAGCAGCCGCCTGCTTCGGTTCTGGCATGGTATTGCACGACACCTCCACTGTCATGCCGGTGGAGGAAGTGCCTAACTCGAACGAAGACACATCGCCGATTCCCACAGTGCTCAAAATATCGATAATTGTGTCGGTGTTCCCGTAGCGTTCGCGACTCTCGCGTGCACTACTAGGCCTCTCCAGACCTCGCTTTTCGATCGAGTTGAGCCTAGCCAGAATTTCTTGTAGCAGATCGGATTCCGTCACGTCGGGAGCCTTCGGTTGTGGGCCTGCTTCGGCGCGCGCAACTTCAATGGCCTTTTCGAAGTCCTTCCAGGACCATTCGAATCTCGCCTCGATCATCGGCCAGTCCGATCCAGCAATATTCGTGATCGACTGTAGTAGTTCACGCATCCCGTCTTTATCGAGCATGACACCTTGAAACTGACGGATAGGACCTTCGATTTGATAGAAATCGTCAAAGTTGACGAGGATCGGAACTACTCGTCCTGACCCACCTTCAAATCGCTTAGACAGTGCCCCTGCTTCAAAATTCAGCCAGGTTTTGTGCTGATTCTCTGTGGTGACAACAATTATCCCGAATGAACTATTGTTCAACCGATCTTCGATCAGCTGGAGACCCCGCGTACCGGCTTGGATATCAATATCAGACATCCAAGGGTCGATCCGATCGAATAGCTTGGGCAACCAGGTTCGGATTTCTCGGGTAACAGCTTTGGCCAATTCGCCGGACCAGCTAATAAAAATCTTCAAATCGTTATCTGCCATGCGCAGAGACTAGCAAGCAACATCTTCGGACCGAGGAGGACTTAAATGCCTGGACCACCTCCCAGCCGGAGCAGTGAGCGTCGTCGACGCAACAAGCCGAAGGACGTCGAGCCTGCTGCGCCGAACGTTGTTGCGCTCGGTGGCGCTGCCGTCGTCAAAGCGCCGGCCGAATCGCGCGAGTGGCATGTCCTCGCGAAGGGCTGGTATCGCTCGCTGAAGCAATCGGGGCAGGCGAAGTACTTTGAACCGTCTGACTGGCAGGCTGCGCGTTTCTGTGCGCATGTGATGACCGAGCACCTCAATGCCGGCCCGCTTCGTGCGGGCATGGTGCAGCAGATCTGGTCGATGATGGGCGATCTGCTCACTACGGAGGCTGACCGTAGACGCGTGCGAGTCGAACTGTCGCGCACTGAGACCGGCGATCCGGAGACTGATGCGTCCGTGACGGTCATGCAGGATTACGCGAAAATGCTCGAAGCGCATGGAATCGGGCAATAGGCTTGCCGCCGCCGACCGACTGATCACACTCCCTGAAGGCTTACCGAAGCTCACTCTCGGATGGGAAGCTCTCCGTTTCGCTGCGCAGTATCTCAAGCACCCCAACGGCATTCGTGCCGGTATGCGTTGGAGGTACACGCCGGAACAGGCGCGTTTCCTGCTGTGGTGGTACGCGCTCGACGAGGACGGGCAGTGGCTGTTCTATCACGCAGCCCGCAGGCTTTCGAAGGGTTCGGGTAAGTCGCCGTTCGCGGGTTCGTTAGCGCTGATCGAGTTCTGTGCTCCGGTGCGGCTGAAGGATTTCGATCCGAAGTTGCCCGGGGGTTGTAAGGGCAAGCGCGTCGATATGCCGTTGGTGCAGATTGCGGCGACGTCGGAGAAGCAGACCGCGAACACGATGCGTCAGATTCGGGCGATGGCGCCGAAGGGATCGCTGATCGTTCGAGACTTCCTGCTCGATCCTGGTCGCTCGCAGTACAACATGCTGCCCGAAGGCACCCTCGAAGTGATTACGTCGTCAGCAGCGACTGCGGAAGGCGCGGAAGCGACATTCGTGGTTGGTGACGAGACCGAGCACTGGTTGCCGGCCAATGGCGGCCCGGACTTGTTCTCGACGCTGGTGGACAACCTGACCAAGTCCGGCAATCGGATGCTCGAGACGGCGAACGCACCGAAGCCCGGCAAGGGTGCCGTCATCGACGACACCTACGACGCGTGGTGTGCGCAGGAAGACGGCAAGCAGGCCGGTGATCGTCGGATCTTGTTTGATGCGAGGATCGCGCCACCGGAGACGGTGATGGAAGATCCTGCGAGCCTGCGGACAGCACTGGAATTTGTGTACGCGGATTGTGAGTGGGCGAGCATCGACGCGATCATCACTCGCATTCAAGCGAAGAACGCGAAGAAGGACGACTCGAAACGCAAGTATCTGAATTGGCCTACGACAGTGGCGAATGCATGGGCGGATCCGCAGCTATGGAAGAAGCTCGCACGCCCGGACATCGTGGTCGAGCCTGGAACTCGCATTGTCATGTTCTTCGACGGCTCGAAGTCACGAGACGACACTGCGTTACTCGGGTGCCGGATCGACGACGGTCACGTGTTCACGATCGACGTGTGGTCTCCCGGCAACAGCCACGACAGCGAAGACGAGACACCCACGATCGATGTGGAAGCTGTTGACGCGAAGGTTGACTGGGCGATGGATACCTACGACGTCGTCGCGTTCTTCTCAGACGTCAAGGAGTGGGAAGGGTTCGCGAAGGTCACCTGGCCGCAGCGATACCGTGATCGCCTCACATTGCATGCTGTGCCGTCCGGTAGGTCTCCGGAACCGATCGCGTGGGACATGCGCAGTCGAGACTTCGAGTTCACGATGGCCGCCGAGCTGGTGGAAGCGGAGATCGCCGATGCCGCATTCACCCACGACGGAGATCCGCGAACAACCGAACACGTGCTCAATGCACTACGTAAGGACGGACGCTTCGGTGTCTCGATCCAAAAGCGAACGCCGAACAGCCCCGACAAGATTGACGCCGCGGTCTGCGTAATCGGTGTCCGAATGGTGCGCCGACTGGTGTTGGCGGCCAAGACAGTTCCCGAACGCTCGAACGAAGCGTTCTTCATCTGAGATACGAAAGGTGGTCTCGGGTGAACAAGAACGCCGCGATCGACGCCGTGCAAGAAATTCTCAAGGGTGCCAGGGCTTCCGAGTCCGTGCGTTTGGAGAAGCTCGCGGATGCGATGCAGCCGTGGACGCCGGAAACGGCGGTGACCAAGGTTCAGATCAAGGGTGTTCCGGAAGGGCCGAGTGCCGGTATCGCGGCGCGGTCCCAAACGAATTTCCTACCGCTGGTCTTGGACGTCTTCTCGCAGGCGCTGAAGGTCGACGACTATCTTTCGTCGAAGACGAAGTCGACAGCAGGGCCGTGGCAGTGGTGGCAGCGCAACAAACTCGGCGCGGTGCAGACCGGAGTTCATAGGTCCACGCTGCACTACGGCGCATCGTATTGCACTGTGTTGCCGTCGATGTCACCGGGCGACAGCACACCCGGTGCGTTCGTTCGTGGTGTGGCGCCTCGGAAGATGACGGCGATGTACGGCGAGCCAATGGAATGGGCGCCAAGTGCCGGCGGCCCGGTCGATGATGACTGGCCGATGATGGCCTTGGAGATGCACGGGTCGTTGATCCGTTTGTATGACGAGGAGTCCGTGCATTTCGTCGGCATCAAAAACCTTCCTCGCTCGACTTTCGGATGGTCGGACCCGGCGTATCTGAAAGACAACTTCGAGTACATCGAGCCACGCGGCCACGGTGTCGGAGTGTGTCCGATCGTGCGGTTCCGGGATCGGATCCTGCTCGACGGTGAGGAACAGTTCGGGATTATCGAGCCACTGCTGACAATTCAGTCGCGGATCGACGAGACCTCGTTCGAGATGGCGACGACGCAGTACTGGGCAGCGTTCATGCAGCGGTACGTCATGGGTTGGCTCCCGAAGGATGAGGCGGAAGCGTTTCGTCAGTCCGCCTCGGACACCATGTTCTTCAAGGAGAAGGACGTCAAGGTCGGACAGTTCGAAGCGTCCCCGCTCGGGCCCTACATCGAATCGCATGACTCTGCATTGCGTGACCTCTCGGCCATCTCGCAGGTTCCTGCGATGAACCTTGGTCTCTCCGGAGTCTCCAACATCGCGGAGGGCACGCTCGCCGGTGTCGAAGCGGGTAAGGACCGCAAGGCTGACGAGATCGCGACATCGCTTGGTGAATCGTGGGAACAGGTGCTGCGCACCAGCGCCCACATCACCGGGGACGCCGAGAGTGCCGCCGATTTCGGAGCTGAGGTGAAGTGGCGCGATCAGACAGCTCGCACGTTCGCTCAGATCGTCGACGGTCTCGGCAAACTCGCGCAATCTCTTGATATTCCGCCGGAGGCACTGTGGGAGGACGTTCCGGGATGGACCAAGGAACGGGTCGATCGTATTCGGGAAATCGCTGCCGCTCGTGATTCAGGATTGGCGTATTCCGGGGGTGAGTAGTGAATCAGTCCCGATTCCGTCGCCTCGTAGCCCTGCTGATGAAGACGTTGGGCCGACAGGTCCGCCGCACCATCCGAACTCAGGGCGTCCCGATCACAGCGGAGCAGCGTGCGGAGGTTGCGGCGGCACTGCTGCCGCACATCCGCCGTGCTCGGGCTCAGTCGCACGCGTTGGGCGCGGCGATGCTCGAACCTCAAGCACGCTCTCTCGGTGTGGTGACGCCTCCGGTGCGCCCGGTGCGTCCCTACCCTCAGCGTGCGGTCGAGACGATGCTCGAGAACGTCACGAACGTGAACCCTCGGCCGTCTCGGGCTCGGGTCACCGTCGACGGGAACGCTCAGGACGGGGCGCGCGGCCCCCGGGTGTCTGTGCAGGCGCTCGATCCGGTCACGCGGCGTCGTGCTCGGGTCACTGTCGATGTGACAGAGGAGAATCGGCGCGACTCGCAAGTGGTCAAGGTCGTCACCGCGCGGCTGGAAGCTGCTGCTGAGCGTCACGCACGGATGCCGAGCCGTGAAGCTCTGACCGATGCTTTGGAGTCGACGCCGATTGTTCCCCTGCAGTCAGCTCCGGACGAGGATCCTGAAGCCGATTTCGTGTGGGACGACGACGATCTGCTCTCACCCGACGACGTAAATGCCGGCCGTGCGGCTTTGATCGGATGGGCACGAGTACTCACCGGAACGGAATCGTGCCCCTGGTGCGCGATGCTCGCCTCTCGCGGGCCGGTGTTCAAGTCCGAACGGGACGCGCAGTTCATCACGTCCAGGTCCGAACGATTCGATTCCCGCGAACTCAAGCTCTACCACGACAACTGCGACTGCGAAATCGTCATGGTCCGTGAGGGCGTCGACTGGAATGGCCGTGAACAATACGAGGCGCTCGAACAGTTGTGGATCGAATCCACTCTCGACACGTCGGGGCAGGACTCGGTAAAGGCGTTCTCGCAGGCGTTCAACCAACGTGCCGCCGACGGTGATATCGATCAGTTCATCGCGACGTTCCCCGACGAGACGGATGACGATTCCATCGAGGTTCCCCCTGAACCGGATACGTCTGTGCCTGAGTCTGATCCGGTCGATCGACTGCAAGAGTCGAGAGATCGTCTGGCCTGGCTCGAAGAGTCCCGTGCGACTCTCGAATGGCTCGAAGCGGAAAGAAACTTCAACGCCGCACCCCCGGCTCTGTCTGCGGACTACGACTCCTCCGTTACTCCGGAGCAGAGAGCATCGATCGATCGTGACCTGTCGGTCATTCCGATTTCGGTGCGTCAGCAACTCGCGGCCGAGGGTGTTCGATTACAGGTCGGTGACACGGTCGAGAACACTCCACTGGGTGCGATCTACCGCGGTCAGCTGACCTCAGACGGTCGACCGCTCACCGATGGTGTCGGCGGCTTCTACGATCCGCCCGAGAACGCCGTGCTGATTTCGTCGACCGTTCCTCACGGATCGGTGAACGTGATCGCCCACGAACTCGGACATGCACTGGACTACACCGCACTTCGCAATCGACCCGTCGATGTGGAGATGTCGATTCAGGGCACGCGCGGGCAGCAGAATCTGCCTGCGTCGACACTGGCATCGGTCATCCAGCAGCCTCGGGTCCGGCGAATCACACAGATCGTGCAGGACCCGTACTTGGAGTTCGCGCACGCGATGGTCGTCGCGTCGACTACTGGTCGCGAGTACTTCAAATCCGGCTCCGCCGGCACTCGTGAGGATGGTCGCCGGGAGTGGATCGCCGAAGGCATCGCTGCGATCATCGAAGGTGATGATGCGGTACTGCTGGAGATCTCCGGTGGAAGCGCTCAAGCTGCGGATATACTCAAATGGTCCCTACGTCGATTGGAGGTGCTGCCGTGATCGCTCCCGTGCTGTACCTCGGTGACAATCGCTATCTGACCGTGCAAGGCACCATCGTCGAAGGCCAACCCAAGACAGCCGACGACATTGAGTTC
The nucleotide sequence above comes from Rhodococcus sp. KBS0724. Encoded proteins:
- a CDS encoding toll/interleukin-1 receptor domain-containing protein; the encoded protein is MADNDLKIFISWSGELAKAVTREIRTWLPKLFDRIDPWMSDIDIQAGTRGLQLIEDRLNNSSFGIIVVTTENQHKTWLNFEAGALSKRFEGGSGRVVPILVNFDDFYQIEGPIRQFQGVMLDKDGMRELLQSITNIAGSDWPMIEARFEWSWKDFEKAIEVARAEAGPQPKAPDVTESDLLQEILARLNSIEKRGLERPSSARESRERYGNTDTIIDILSTVGIGDVSSFELGTSSTGMTVEVSCNTMPEPKQAAAARKLASREGYSMTFLHEPTGHGSSPS
- a CDS encoding HNH endonuclease, which codes for MAWGTGARDRTSTAAHKARTARVLERDGYQCQLRGPRCVGHATQNDHIKNVKSFANEAEAEHDDNCQAACAPCHLEKTAREGVAARQQRRSRLRLPQGRHPGDLIGRAGSGG
- a CDS encoding phage portal protein, yielding MNKNAAIDAVQEILKGARASESVRLEKLADAMQPWTPETAVTKVQIKGVPEGPSAGIAARSQTNFLPLVLDVFSQALKVDDYLSSKTKSTAGPWQWWQRNKLGAVQTGVHRSTLHYGASYCTVLPSMSPGDSTPGAFVRGVAPRKMTAMYGEPMEWAPSAGGPVDDDWPMMALEMHGSLIRLYDEESVHFVGIKNLPRSTFGWSDPAYLKDNFEYIEPRGHGVGVCPIVRFRDRILLDGEEQFGIIEPLLTIQSRIDETSFEMATTQYWAAFMQRYVMGWLPKDEAEAFRQSASDTMFFKEKDVKVGQFEASPLGPYIESHDSALRDLSAISQVPAMNLGLSGVSNIAEGTLAGVEAGKDRKADEIATSLGESWEQVLRTSAHITGDAESAADFGAEVKWRDQTARTFAQIVDGLGKLAQSLDIPPEALWEDVPGWTKERVDRIREIAAARDSGLAYSGGE
- a CDS encoding terminase, translated to MESGNRLAAADRLITLPEGLPKLTLGWEALRFAAQYLKHPNGIRAGMRWRYTPEQARFLLWWYALDEDGQWLFYHAARRLSKGSGKSPFAGSLALIEFCAPVRLKDFDPKLPGGCKGKRVDMPLVQIAATSEKQTANTMRQIRAMAPKGSLIVRDFLLDPGRSQYNMLPEGTLEVITSSAATAEGAEATFVVGDETEHWLPANGGPDLFSTLVDNLTKSGNRMLETANAPKPGKGAVIDDTYDAWCAQEDGKQAGDRRILFDARIAPPETVMEDPASLRTALEFVYADCEWASIDAIITRIQAKNAKKDDSKRKYLNWPTTVANAWADPQLWKKLARPDIVVEPGTRIVMFFDGSKSRDDTALLGCRIDDGHVFTIDVWSPGNSHDSEDETPTIDVEAVDAKVDWAMDTYDVVAFFSDVKEWEGFAKVTWPQRYRDRLTLHAVPSGRSPEPIAWDMRSRDFEFTMAAELVEAEIADAAFTHDGDPRTTEHVLNALRKDGRFGVSIQKRTPNSPDKIDAAVCVIGVRMVRRLVLAAKTVPERSNEAFFI